A part of Brassica rapa cultivar Chiifu-401-42 chromosome A05, CAAS_Brap_v3.01, whole genome shotgun sequence genomic DNA contains:
- the LOC103867279 gene encoding polyadenylation and cleavage factor homolog 4, whose amino-acid sequence MENSRRPFDRSRDPGPIKKPRLSDEPIRPVNSNARQFPSQRPVATAVGALPASSRFRAGGGGGGGREAESSSEAYEPQLVHPHYELVNQYKSALSELTFNSKPIITNLTIIAGENVHAAKAVVSTICNNIIEVPSDQKLPTLYLLDSIVKNIGRDYIKYFAARLPEVFVKAYRQVDPPMRSNMRHLFGTWKGVFHPQILQQIEKELGFNAKSDGPAAAVTTGRTDLQSQRPQNSIHVNPKYLERQRLQQSGRTKVMITDVPEIVSNLTRDPDRLERVSSTASGGLWAGPAKVNTIRQPQKDSLSEPLYEKDMESISEEYEYASDLPHNSRSVVKKVGPRITEDGSGKQWYEAMSRGPDLISDQREGLHTKSRVSNYATARLENSESSGPSRNIGVPYDSWKNSEEEEFMWDMHSRVSETDVATINPKIEFQASDESERLESKNHLLKRPRYSAVDPRLDPVNSYSREQKDSSILGPWTSSPRSLHDSEVFPSISAASNAARKGIQPQSRIASSGILPISGPVSDKQSKQNVSKQDSGRAHSLTQRDPRASRFPAKSQSDSVRPLSSSSQFKNTNTLELPDSSQVEKFDSKSTAENARGQANMNDLLAAVMKSGILSNNATCGGSKEEMSQNGADPRALTLSAVSKDKTLPTSVAGAVSLTGVTSAQASKENSKASDPISSLLSSLVSKGLISASKPEPPASKTELPSLAQCAAPSVSQDHSPDHSTSSSMSVVPSDAQPVVLVKKSLSTASKVAPVETAKPEPENLIGLKFRADKIRELHPSVISSLFDDLPHLCISCGVRLKQKEELDRHMEELHDKKKLELNGTNSKCRVWFPKADDWIAAKSGELEPEYEEDLSEPESAAENGPAIAADENQSACILCGEMFEEYFSQEVDQWMFKGASYLTIPPDESEANGPIVHAACLTKSSLPGLGVGNAIKQEMVE is encoded by the exons ATGGAGAATTCGCGTAGACCGTTTGATAGATCGAGAGATCCGGGGCCGATTAAGAAACCCAGGCTCAGCGATGAACCAATCCGTCCCGTGAATTCCAACGCGCGGCAGTTTCCGTCGCAGAGACCAGTCGCTACGGCGGTGGGAGCTCTACCGGCGTCGTCAAGGTTTCGAgctggcggtggtggtggtggtgggagaGAAGCGGAGAGTAGTAGCGAGGCGTATGAGCCGCAACTGGTTCATCCGCATTACGAGCTTGTGAATCAGTATAAGTCGGCGTTATCCGAGCTTACGTTCAACTCGAAGCCGATAATTACGAACCTCACGATAATCGCTGGGGAGAATGTTCATGCTGCGAAGGCCGTCGTGTCCACCATTTGCAATAACATCATAGAG GTACCAAGTGATCAGAAGCTGCCAACGTTGTACCTGTTGGACAGCATTGTGAAGAACATTGGAAGAGATTACATTAAGTACTTTGCTGCCAGGCTGCCTGAG GTATTTGTTAAGGCTTACAGACAAGTTGACCCTCCTATGCGTTCTAACATGCGGCATCTTTTTGGAACCTGGAAAGGAGTCTTTCATCCGCAAATACTTCAGCAAATTGAGAAAGAACTTGGCTTTAATGCTAAAAGTGATGGCCCAGCAGCTGCTGTTACCACTGGCAGAACTGATCTGCAATCTCAGCGACCACAAAATAGCATTCATGTGAATCCCAAATATCTAGAAAGGCAACGCCTTCAACAGTCAGGGCGG ACAAAAGTAATGATTACGGATGTCCCTGAGATCGTATCCAATTTGACTCGGGATCCAGATAGACTGGAGAGAGTTTCAAGCACAGCATCTGGAGGCTTGTGGGCAGGTCCAGCTAAAGTGAAT ACCATTCGACAACCTCAAAAAGACTCACTCAGTGAACCCCTCTACGAGAAGGATATGGAGTCAATATCAGAGGAATATGAATATGCTTCTGATCTACCGCATAATTCTAGATCAGTGGTTAAGAAAGTTGGTCCTAGGATTACTGAAGATGGGAGTGGAAAACAATGGTACGAAGCTATGAGCAGGGGTCCTGATCTGATTTCCGACCAGAGGGAAGGGTTACACACCAAAAGCAGAGTTTCTAACTACGCTACTGCGAGACTTGAAAATTCGGAATCAAGTGGTCCCAGTAGAAATATAGGCGTGCCTTATGATAGTTGGAAAAACTCTGAGGAAGAAGAGTTTATGTGGGACATGCATTCAAGGGTATCCGAAACAGATGTGGCGACTATCAACCCGAAGATTGAGTTTCAGGCTTCAGATGAATCAGAGAGACTG GAATCTAAAAATCACCTCTTAAAACGGCCAAGGTATTCAGCTGTCGATCCAAGGCTTGATCCGGTGAATTCTTATTCCAGAGAGCAAAAAGATTCAAGTATTCTTGGCCCCTGGACGTCTTCTCCTAGATCTTTGCATGATTCAGAAGTTTTTCCTTCTATTAGTGCAGCCTCAAATGCAGCTAGAAAGGGAATTCAGCCTCAATCTAGGATTGCTAGCTCTGGAATCTTGCCAATCTCAGGACCTGTGTCAGATAAACAATCGAAACAGAATGTGAGTAAGCAAGATTCTGGAAGAGCTCACTCCCTCACTCAACGTGATCCTAGGGCTTCCCGGTTTCCAGCAAAATCTCAAAGTGACTCCGTGCGGCCCTTATCTTCAAGTAGCCAGTTTAAGAACACGAATACGCTTGAACTACCCGATTCATCTCAAGTTGAAAAGTTTGACTCTAAGTCAACAGCTGAAAATGCTCGAGGACAAGCCAACATGAATGATTTGTTGGCAGCTGTCATGAAGAGTGGAATCCTTTCTAATAATGCAACTTGTGGTGGAAGCAAGGAGGAGATGTCTCAAAACGGGGCTGACCCAAGGGCACTAACCCTGTCAGCAGTATCTAAGGATAAGACTTTGCCAACTTCAGTGGCTGGCGCAGTGTCTCTTACTGGTGTCACATCAGCACAGGCATCAAAAGAGAATAGTAAGGCCTCAGATCCTATTTCGTCCCTCTTGAGCTCCTTAGTTTCAAAGGGCTTGATATCTGCTTCAAAGCCGGAGCCGCCAGCTTCAAAGACGGAGCTGCCATCTCTCGCTCAATGTGCGGCTCCTTCCGTTTCACAGGACCATAGTCCTGATCATTCTACAAGTAGTTCTATGTCTGTGGTTCCATCAGATGCTCAGCCAGTGGTTTTGGTGAAGAAGAGTCTTTCCACTGCCTCGAAGGTAGCACCAGTGGAAACAGCAAAACCGGAACCTGAAAACCTCATAGGATTGAAGTTCAGAGCAGATAAAATCCGTGAACTTCACCCCTCGGTGATCAGTAGTCTTTTTGATGACCTTCCACACCTCTGCATCTCCTGTGGCGTTCGCCTTAAGCAAAAAGAAGAACTTGACAGGCACATGGAGGAGCTGCACGATAAGAAGAAGCTCGAGTTAAATGGCACGAACAGTAAATGTAGGGTTTGGTTTCCAAAGGCTGATGACTGGATAGCAGCGAAATCTGGAGAGCTTGAACCTGAATATGAGGAAGATCTGAGTGAACCCGAGAGTGCAGCTGAGAATGGTCCAGCCATAGCTGCTGATGAGAACCAGAGCGCATGTATATTATGTGGAGAGATGTTTGAGGAATATTTCAGTCAAGAAGTGGATCAATGGATGTTCAAAGGAGCTTCTTACCTTACCATTCCTCCGGACGAGAGTGAGGCCAATGGACCGATCGTCCATGCAGCTTGTTTGACCAAGAGTTCTTTACCGGGCTTGGGAGTTGGGAATGCAATCAAACAG GAAATGGTTGAGTAG